The Primulina eburnea isolate SZY01 chromosome 13, ASM2296580v1, whole genome shotgun sequence genome includes a region encoding these proteins:
- the LOC140809326 gene encoding LOW QUALITY PROTEIN: probable receptor-like protein kinase At1g49730 (The sequence of the model RefSeq protein was modified relative to this genomic sequence to represent the inferred CDS: deleted 1 base in 1 codon): MESYRQEAFLGLMLALVFLEMRLYVTMAAALDCPLDLSSSNFTLAASLCSNQDDRGKCCRYMNAVIAVSISQYANSTSNLGVASDLSEICLRSISKTFQIYGVTRNAIVTCRFGTKIPVNYDCQGISNVSQMLQTPKFNDVVENCKVPLSEDNTCRKCLNAGIIYLRNLLGMVDNLTLSTCRDASFIALASQLDYISTIDVASCFFGVQGLLTHPGSAATLLPPQSSPTPPIAASPTQLSLIAPFKEKVRPYHMTLVPAIGIAVTVLAVAMLVVFVILIRRKSKELESTDMNDKTSPKAIHPSSKKIQDGPPCMFRKFSYKETKKATNNFSTIIGQGGFGVVYKAEFPDGLIAAVKKMSKVSEQAEVEFCRELELLARLHHRHLVTLRGFSTEKNERFLVYEFMGNGSLMDHLHSQGRTPLSWRTRIQIATDVANALEYLHFYCNPPLCHRDIKSSNILLDEKFVAKVADFGLVHASKDGSICFEPVNTDIRGTPGYMDPEYVATQELTEKSDVYSYGVVLLELVTGRRVIQDNKNLVESSQVFLASESRITELVDTNLGDEYDFDQLQTIVSIIRWCTEREGRARPSIKQVLRLLYESTDPLHSDFVKAVEDEETGSRGRSSRGKNMFFSGDGKCPPSSSSTSKSYCSRTFLLEMSPPQSPNNIPSI, encoded by the exons ATGGAATCGTACAGACAGGAGGCATTTCTGGGTCTAATGCTAGCTCTGGTCTTTCTTGAAATGCGGCTTTATGTAACAATGGCTGCTGCTCTTG ATTGCCCCTTGGACTTGAGCTCATCTAATTTTACACTAGCTGCCTCCCTATGCTCCAACCAAGATGACAGAGGAAAGTGTTGCCGATACATGAATGCAGTAATTGCTGTTTCCATCTCTCAGTATGCAAATTCAACAAGTAACTTGGGGGTAGCTTCGGATTTATCTGAGATCTGCCTCCGTAGCATATCTAAAACTTTTCAAATATAT GGGGTAACAAGAAATGCAATCGTTACCTGTCGCTTTGGGACAAAAATACCGGTTAATTACGACTGCCAAGGAATATCAAACGTTTCCCAAATGCTGCAGACTCCAAAGTTTAATGATGTTGTGGAAAACTGCAAGGTTCCTTTATCAGAGGACAATACTTGTAGAAAGTGTTTGAATGCAGGGATTATATATCTTCGGAATCTTCTAGGGATGGTAGATAATTTGACACTGAGTACTTGCAGGGATGCATCTTTTATTGCACTTGCAAGCCAACTTGATTACATATCAACTATTGATGTTGCAAGCTGTTTCTTTGGAGTTCAAGGGCTTCTCACGCATCCAG GGTCAGCTGCTACTTTGCTTCCCCCTCAGTCATCTCCAACTCCACCAATTGCTGCTAGTCCGACTCAGCTTTCCTTGATAGCACCTTTTAAGGAAAAAGTTCGTCCCTACCACATGACACTAGTTCCTGCCATAGGTATTGCAGTAACAGTACTAGCCGTGGCGATGCTGGTAGTCTTTGTTATCCTCATCCGTCGAAAAAGCAAAGAGCTGGAGAGCACTGATATGAATGATAAGACATCCCCGAAAGCCATTCATCCATCCTCCAAAAAAATTCAGGATG GTCCGCCCTGTATGTTTAGAAAATTCAGCTACAAAGAGACAAAGAAGGCTACAAACAACTTTAGCACCATAATTGGACAAGGGGGATTCGGAGTTGTGTACAAAGCTGAGTTTCCTGATGGGTTAATTGCAGCAGTGAAGAAGATGAGTAAAGTTTCGGAGCAGGCAGAGGTAGAGTTTTGCAGAGAACTAGAGCTCCTCGCTCGCCTACACCATCGTCATCTTGTTACACTGAGGGGTTTCTCTACTGAAAAAAATGAAAG GTTTCTTGTATATGAATTTATGGGAAATGGGAGCCTAATGGATCATCTTCACT CACAAGGTAGAACTCCTCTGAGCTGGCGTACAAGAATTCAAATTGCTACTGATGTGGCAAATGCATTG GAATACCTCCACTTTTATTGCAATCCTCCTCTGTGCCATAGAGATATTAAGTCGAGCAATATATTATTAGATGAAAAATTTGTTGCCAAG GTTGCTGATTTTGGCCTTGTACATGCTTCAAAAGATGGTTCTATTTGCTTTGAACCTGTGAACACCGATATACGAGGAACTCCAG GTTATATGGATCCGGAGTACGTAGCGACACAAGAGCTAACAGAAAAAAGTGATGTCTACAGTTATGGAGTTGTTTTATTAGAGCTAGTTACGGGAAGACGTGTGATACAAGATAACAAGAACTTGGTTGAGTCGTCCCAAGTGTTTTTGGCTTCAGAATCGAGGATAACTGAGCTCGTGGACACGAATCTTGGTGATGAGTATGATTTTGATCAACTTCAAACCATAGTGTCAATTATTAGATGGTGTACTGAAAGAGAAGGGAGGGCCAGGCCTTCAATAAAGCAAGTTCTCAGGCTTTTATACGAAAGTACAGACCCTTTACACAGTGATTTTGTCAAAGCTGTGGAGGATGAAGAAACTGGAAGCAGGGGAAGGAGCAGTAGAGGCAAGAATATGTTTTTCAGTGGGGATGGGAAATGCCCACCTTCTTCTTCGAGCACGTCTAAGTCATATTGCAGCCGAACCTTCCTCTTAGAAATGAGCCCACCTCAGTCGCCGAACAATATTCCTTCCATTTAA